In Rubrivirga marina, the following are encoded in one genomic region:
- a CDS encoding HAD-IG family 5'-nucleotidase, with protein sequence MEATVGSGTHGVPGVPDAFDHPRGLFCNRTLNLRKIQAVGYDMDYTLVHYHVALWEERAYAYIKNGLTKQGWPVDDLVFDPDLVVQGLVVDTERGNVVKANRFGYVKRAFHGTRPLPYDEQREVYRRTLVDLHDRRWRFMNTLFSISEAGIYLQLVDKLDAGELPDAIGYDELHQIIRRSLDAAHLEGLLKAEILADPDRFVERDPDIPLTLLDQKESGKKVILITNSEWEYAAPILRYAFDPYLPGDMTWRDLFDLAIVGARKPDFFDQQSPAFEVVGEDDEGRAVLRSNAGMLDEGRVYVGGNAALVEASLGLRGSEILYVGDHVFADVKASKSVLRWRTALVLRPLEDEIEAMDAWREDQERLTALMREKERLEAYFSALRLERQRNTEGYGPQSGRDPDWISGRITEVRERLLVLDAEIAPLAAASARLVNPRWGPLMWAGNDKSHLARQIEASADVYTARVSNFLHYTPFVYLRSPRGTLPHDHATPQDPGLEAASREMGLDDFS encoded by the coding sequence ATGGAAGCCACTGTAGGCTCCGGCACGCACGGCGTGCCCGGCGTCCCCGACGCCTTCGACCACCCCCGCGGCCTGTTCTGCAACCGGACCCTCAACCTCCGGAAGATCCAGGCCGTCGGGTACGACATGGACTACACGCTCGTCCACTACCACGTGGCCCTGTGGGAGGAGCGGGCGTACGCGTACATCAAGAACGGGCTCACGAAGCAGGGCTGGCCCGTCGACGACCTCGTGTTCGACCCCGACCTCGTGGTCCAGGGCCTCGTCGTCGACACCGAGCGGGGCAACGTGGTCAAGGCCAATCGGTTCGGCTACGTCAAGCGGGCCTTCCACGGGACGCGCCCGCTCCCCTACGACGAGCAGCGCGAGGTCTACCGCCGGACGCTCGTGGACCTCCACGACCGCCGCTGGCGGTTCATGAACACCCTGTTCTCGATCTCGGAGGCCGGCATCTACCTCCAGCTCGTCGACAAGCTCGACGCTGGCGAGCTCCCCGACGCCATCGGGTACGACGAGCTCCACCAGATCATCCGGCGGTCGCTCGACGCGGCCCACCTCGAGGGGCTCCTCAAGGCCGAGATCCTCGCCGACCCCGATCGGTTCGTCGAGCGCGACCCGGACATCCCGCTCACGCTCCTCGACCAGAAGGAGTCGGGCAAGAAGGTGATCCTCATCACCAACTCCGAGTGGGAGTACGCCGCGCCGATCCTCCGCTACGCCTTCGACCCGTACCTCCCGGGCGACATGACGTGGCGCGACCTGTTCGACCTCGCCATCGTCGGCGCGCGGAAGCCGGACTTTTTCGACCAGCAGTCGCCGGCCTTCGAGGTCGTCGGCGAGGACGACGAGGGGCGGGCCGTGCTCCGCAGCAACGCCGGGATGCTCGACGAGGGCCGCGTCTACGTCGGCGGCAACGCGGCGCTCGTCGAGGCCAGCCTGGGCCTCCGCGGCAGCGAGATCCTCTACGTCGGCGACCACGTCTTCGCCGACGTCAAGGCGTCGAAGAGCGTCCTCCGCTGGCGGACGGCCCTCGTGCTCCGTCCGCTCGAGGACGAGATCGAGGCGATGGACGCATGGCGCGAGGACCAGGAGCGGCTGACGGCCCTCATGCGCGAGAAGGAACGGCTCGAGGCCTACTTCTCGGCCCTCCGCCTGGAGCGCCAGCGGAACACGGAGGGGTACGGCCCCCAGTCCGGCCGCGACCCCGACTGGATCAGCGGGCGGATCACGGAGGTCCGCGAGCGGCTGCTCGTGCTCGACGCCGAGATCGCGCCCCTCGCGGCGGCCTCGGCCCGGCTCGTCAACCCGCGCTGGGGCCCGCTGATGTGGGCCGGCAACGACAAGAGCCACCTCGCCCGCCAGATCGAGGCCTCGGCCGACGTCTACACGGCCCGCGTCTCCAACTTCCTCCACTACACGCCGTTCGTCTACCTCCGGAGCCCGCGCGGGACGCTCCCGCACGACCACGCGACGCCCCAGGACCCCGGCCTCGAAGCGGCCTCCCGCGAGATGGGCCTCGACGACTTCTCGTGA
- a CDS encoding PAS domain-containing sensor histidine kinase: MEGLIDTIPCGLLTADDGGRILDVNRTLADALGYAPDALRDRTVRSVLAGGARIYYQTHVFPLLRLRGEVHEVYLSMRTADGADLPVLFNAVRRERAEGPVSEIVVVPIERRSRFEDEILEARRAAETASQSRARYLSMLSHDVRSPLSAMTFSADLLARGAFGPVTEAQTGELERIATAGRYVLRLVSDVLEFSRLESGRVDVRPAPVDVAEVADAALALVAGQADAAGVHLERSPALPLTSWADRDRLLQVLVNLVGNAVKFTGAGGRVSVTWSEALERVAVHVRDTGPGIAPDRLTAVFAPFVQDAEASGDGSVGLGLSISRELTRAMGGDLTVESTPGEGATFTVTLPHPPAQA; the protein is encoded by the coding sequence GTGGAGGGCCTGATCGACACGATCCCGTGCGGGCTCCTGACGGCCGACGACGGCGGCCGCATCCTCGACGTCAACCGGACGCTGGCCGACGCCCTGGGATACGCGCCGGACGCCCTCCGCGACCGGACGGTCCGCTCCGTGCTCGCAGGCGGGGCGCGGATCTACTACCAGACCCACGTCTTCCCCCTGCTCCGCCTGCGCGGCGAGGTCCACGAGGTCTACCTCTCGATGCGGACGGCCGACGGGGCCGACCTCCCGGTCCTGTTCAACGCCGTGCGGCGGGAGCGCGCCGAGGGGCCGGTCTCGGAGATCGTGGTGGTCCCGATCGAGCGGCGGAGCCGGTTTGAGGACGAGATCCTGGAGGCCCGGCGAGCGGCCGAGACGGCCAGCCAGTCACGTGCTCGCTACCTCTCGATGCTGTCGCACGACGTCCGGTCGCCGCTCTCGGCCATGACCTTCTCGGCCGACCTCCTGGCGCGCGGCGCCTTCGGGCCGGTGACCGAGGCCCAGACGGGCGAGCTCGAGCGGATCGCGACGGCCGGCCGCTACGTGCTCCGGCTGGTGTCGGACGTGCTCGAGTTCTCCCGCCTCGAGAGTGGCCGCGTCGACGTCCGCCCCGCTCCCGTCGACGTGGCCGAGGTCGCCGACGCGGCCCTGGCGCTCGTCGCTGGCCAAGCCGACGCGGCCGGGGTCCACCTGGAGCGCTCGCCCGCCCTGCCCCTCACGTCCTGGGCCGACCGCGACCGGCTGCTGCAGGTCCTCGTCAACCTCGTCGGCAACGCCGTCAAGTTCACGGGGGCCGGCGGGCGCGTGTCGGTGACGTGGAGCGAGGCCCTGGAGCGCGTCGCGGTCCACGTCCGAGACACGGGGCCGGGGATCGCGCCCGACCGGCTGACGGCCGTGTTCGCCCCGTTCGTCCAGGACGCGGAGGCGTCGGGTGACGGGAGCGTAGGGCTCGGCCTCTCGATCAGCCGTGAGCTGACGCGCGCCATGGGCGGCGACCTCACCGTCGAGAGCACGCCCGGCGAGGGCGCCACGTTCACCGTGACGCTCCCCCACCCGCCCGCGCAGGCCTAG
- a CDS encoding DUF4249 domain-containing protein: MRATSCAGSPRLGAEAGGVALLFALFAVAGCDFTPALDIETPPYEAGLVVRSVLVADSVALVRVGESWDPYEGRDLRNYQYGSSQQASGDAVVTLFRDGQFVERLALRPDSCEAYGLPPDPETGFAPTFPCGPYAGTVPIEAGATYTIRAEAEGLPPAEGTVTVPRRPTLAVVEEPTAPNADRRLRVTIGDPGGPGDLYGLSLLRSTVSTRSTTCVNGVCTDSTYVIRRDSRALTSFDTSDPVVLAAAREVANSGISIATFPDETFDGRSKSFVITPSSNYAQEDTDGALVVQLAALSGDVYDIYQIVSFSGGGDNPFAEPINLPSNVEGGYGLVGALALAEVALPPRAAGRE; this comes from the coding sequence ATGCGCGCCACGTCCTGTGCCGGCTCTCCCCGCCTCGGTGCCGAGGCCGGCGGAGTCGCGCTCTTGTTCGCCCTGTTCGCCGTCGCCGGGTGCGACTTCACGCCGGCGCTCGACATCGAGACGCCGCCGTACGAGGCGGGCCTCGTCGTCCGCTCGGTCCTCGTGGCCGACTCGGTCGCGCTCGTCCGCGTCGGCGAGAGCTGGGACCCGTACGAGGGCCGGGACCTCCGGAACTACCAGTACGGGAGCAGCCAGCAGGCCTCGGGCGACGCCGTCGTCACGCTGTTCCGCGACGGGCAGTTCGTCGAGCGGCTCGCGCTCCGGCCGGACTCGTGCGAGGCGTACGGCCTCCCGCCCGATCCGGAGACCGGGTTCGCCCCGACCTTCCCGTGCGGGCCGTACGCCGGGACGGTCCCCATCGAGGCCGGCGCGACGTACACGATCCGGGCCGAGGCCGAGGGCCTGCCGCCCGCCGAGGGCACCGTCACCGTCCCGCGCCGCCCGACGCTCGCGGTCGTCGAGGAGCCGACGGCGCCGAATGCCGACCGCCGCCTCCGCGTCACGATCGGAGACCCGGGCGGTCCAGGGGACCTCTACGGGCTCTCGCTTCTCCGGTCGACCGTGTCCACGCGGAGCACGACGTGCGTGAACGGCGTCTGCACCGACTCGACGTACGTGATTCGCCGAGACTCGCGTGCGCTCACGTCGTTCGACACGAGCGACCCGGTGGTGCTGGCCGCCGCGCGAGAAGTGGCCAACAGCGGCATCTCGATCGCCACGTTCCCCGACGAGACGTTCGACGGGCGGTCGAAGTCGTTCGTGATCACGCCGAGCAGCAACTACGCGCAGGAGGACACCGACGGCGCGCTGGTCGTCCAACTGGCGGCGCTCTCCGGCGACGTCTACGACATCTACCAGATCGTGTCCTTCAGCGGCGGCGGCGACAATCCGTTCGCCGAGCCGATCAACCTGCCGTCGAACGTCGAGGGCGGCTACGGGCTCGTCGGAGCCCTGGCGCTGGCCGAGGTGGCCCTCCCGCCCCGGGCGGCGGGCCGAGAGTGA
- a CDS encoding response regulator transcription factor, with translation MPDQTPRRVFLVDDHRWLLDTLAHALSLEDGIEVCGTAASGEEAIEALPDAVDVLLVDMRLPGMSGPDVVRALADRRPDVACVVVSAKPAVEASAEALDAGAAAYVEKGDFRALVHVIRTCCAPV, from the coding sequence ATGCCTGATCAGACCCCTCGCCGGGTATTCCTGGTCGATGACCACCGCTGGCTTCTCGACACCCTCGCCCACGCCCTCTCGCTCGAGGACGGGATCGAGGTGTGCGGGACGGCGGCATCCGGAGAGGAAGCGATCGAGGCGCTACCCGATGCCGTCGACGTGCTCCTCGTCGACATGCGGCTCCCGGGGATGAGCGGGCCCGACGTCGTGCGCGCGCTGGCCGACCGGCGCCCCGACGTCGCCTGCGTGGTCGTCTCGGCCAAGCCGGCCGTCGAGGCGAGCGCGGAGGCCCTCGACGCCGGCGCCGCCGCCTACGTCGAGAAAGGCGACTTCAGAGCGCTCGTCCACGTCATCCGTACCTGCTGCGCCCCCGTATGA
- a CDS encoding alpha/beta fold hydrolase codes for MSDVRARFNVTESGRGRRPVVFAHGFGCDQTMWREVAPAFEAGHRVVLFDFIGAGDSDTSAYDAERYASLQGYADDVLDLCRGLDLDDAVFVGHSVSAMIGVLASLQDPDQFRSLVLIGPSPCYINDPPYEGGFERADIEGLLSMMEKNYGGWAQAMAPVIMKNPDRPALAAELEERFCATDPDIARDFAAVTFLSDNRDDLDRVTVPSLILQCSNDAIAPDSVGQYLRDHLPHSTFRKLRASGHCPHLSHPEETTAAIQDYLATGPGTSWRA; via the coding sequence ATGAGCGACGTCCGCGCCCGGTTCAACGTGACGGAGAGTGGGCGCGGCCGGCGCCCGGTGGTGTTCGCGCACGGCTTCGGGTGCGACCAGACGATGTGGCGGGAGGTGGCCCCCGCCTTCGAGGCCGGCCACCGCGTCGTCCTGTTCGACTTCATCGGGGCCGGCGACTCCGACACGTCGGCCTACGACGCCGAGCGGTACGCGTCGCTCCAGGGCTACGCCGACGACGTGCTCGACCTCTGCCGCGGGCTCGACCTCGACGACGCCGTGTTCGTGGGACACTCGGTGAGCGCCATGATCGGCGTCCTCGCTTCGCTCCAGGACCCGGACCAGTTCCGTTCCCTCGTCCTCATCGGCCCGTCGCCCTGCTACATCAACGACCCGCCCTACGAGGGCGGGTTTGAGCGGGCCGATATCGAGGGTCTCCTTTCCATGATGGAGAAGAACTACGGGGGGTGGGCCCAGGCCATGGCCCCGGTGATCATGAAGAACCCCGATCGGCCCGCCCTCGCCGCGGAGCTCGAGGAACGGTTCTGTGCGACGGACCCGGACATCGCGCGCGACTTCGCGGCCGTTACGTTCCTCTCGGACAACCGGGACGACCTCGACCGCGTCACGGTCCCGTCGCTCATCCTCCAGTGCAGCAACGACGCCATCGCACCGGACAGCGTCGGGCAGTACCTCCGGGACCACCTCCCCCACAGCACGTTCCGCAAGCTCCGCGCGAGCGGCCACTGCCCGCACCTGAGCCACCCCGAGGAGACGACGGCGGCCATCCAGGACTACCTCGCGACGGGCCCTGGCACCTCGTGGAGGGCCTGA
- a CDS encoding TonB-dependent receptor, whose amino-acid sequence MALRSLVLFLCALVAPPASAEPSADPVAEPVRGVVSGVVTDAETGEVLIGATVYAPDLGRGTAANAYGFYSLPVPADSVRLRVSYVGYVAEERVVDARDDVRLDVALRPESLGEVVVEADEDGVGERPEDSAQMGEVALTGRDVQGLPALLGEADVLKAVQLLPGVRGGAEGTAGIYVRGGSPDQTLVLLDGVPVYNSSHLFGFLSTFNGDAVSRVELTKGAYPARFGGRLGSVLDVRLRDGNNEEVGGQGQVGLLSSRLLLEGPITDESSFLISGRRTYIDVVAKPFIDAAQEGSDEQIDPRAYFYDLNAKLNWQPTERDRVYLSLYGGADVFGFEAVDTVRSCAPEDDCETEEDVYGGGLDWGNLTGALRYTRVLSPRAFAALTLTASDYRFEVGANVEVGVGTDDEILSRVRYESGIRDLGVRGDVDLALGSGHTVRFGGGATVHRFTPGALSLSGEIAREGIAIDTLLGSSRTLGADVVAYAEDEWRVNDKLQLGLGLHGAIYTTGGYTYPSLEPRASAAYQLLPRLAVKASAAITQQPLHLLTTGAGLGLPADLWVPADSIGPQRGSQVAVGLAGSSPSGRTTWTLEGYWRDMRGLVAYREGAAFTTPFDDWQELVVTGDGTSRGLELFVQHRTERLTTWLGYTLAKTDRQFDALNDGERFPFRYDRRHDVSAVALYQLSRFFDVSAAFVYGTGDAVTLPVAAYEGTRFGFSSVDAWVNGQSTTETTVYGPRNGHRLPAYVRLDLAATWYFRRGPRPHALSLSVYNATNQKNPFLTTFDTEYDYQTGQRRQKLVGVALFPVLPSLSYQFSF is encoded by the coding sequence ATGGCCCTCCGATCGCTCGTCCTCTTCCTCTGCGCCCTCGTCGCGCCACCCGCCTCGGCCGAGCCGTCCGCCGACCCGGTTGCGGAGCCTGTGCGCGGCGTCGTGAGCGGCGTGGTCACCGACGCCGAGACGGGCGAGGTCTTGATCGGGGCGACGGTCTACGCGCCCGACCTCGGCCGCGGCACGGCCGCGAACGCCTACGGCTTCTACAGCCTCCCGGTCCCGGCTGACTCCGTCCGCCTCCGCGTCTCGTACGTCGGCTACGTCGCCGAGGAGCGTGTGGTCGACGCGCGCGACGACGTCCGGCTCGACGTGGCGCTCCGGCCCGAGTCGCTGGGGGAGGTCGTGGTTGAGGCCGACGAGGACGGCGTCGGCGAGCGGCCGGAGGACTCGGCGCAGATGGGCGAGGTCGCCCTCACCGGTCGGGATGTCCAGGGGCTCCCGGCGCTCCTCGGCGAGGCCGACGTGCTCAAGGCCGTCCAGCTTCTCCCGGGCGTCCGCGGCGGGGCCGAGGGGACGGCCGGCATCTACGTCCGCGGCGGCTCGCCCGACCAGACGCTCGTGCTCCTCGACGGCGTCCCGGTCTACAACTCGTCGCACCTGTTCGGCTTCCTCTCGACGTTCAACGGCGACGCCGTGAGCCGGGTGGAGCTGACCAAGGGGGCGTACCCCGCGCGGTTCGGCGGCCGGCTCGGCTCGGTCCTCGACGTCCGCTTGCGGGATGGCAACAACGAAGAGGTCGGCGGGCAGGGGCAGGTGGGGCTCCTGTCGTCGCGGCTCCTGTTAGAGGGGCCGATCACGGACGAGTCGTCGTTCCTGATCTCGGGCCGGCGGACTTACATCGACGTCGTGGCCAAGCCGTTCATCGACGCGGCGCAGGAGGGGAGCGATGAGCAGATCGACCCGCGGGCGTACTTCTACGACCTCAACGCGAAGCTGAACTGGCAGCCGACGGAGCGCGACCGGGTGTACCTCAGCCTCTACGGCGGCGCCGACGTGTTCGGGTTCGAGGCCGTCGACACGGTCCGGTCGTGCGCGCCGGAGGACGACTGCGAGACGGAGGAGGACGTCTACGGCGGCGGGCTCGACTGGGGCAACCTCACGGGCGCGCTCCGCTACACGCGCGTCCTCTCGCCGCGGGCCTTCGCCGCGCTCACGCTGACGGCCAGCGACTACCGCTTCGAGGTCGGCGCGAACGTTGAGGTGGGCGTGGGGACCGACGACGAGATCCTCTCGCGTGTCCGCTACGAGTCCGGCATCCGCGACCTCGGGGTCCGGGGCGACGTCGACCTCGCACTCGGAAGCGGCCACACCGTCCGCTTCGGCGGCGGCGCGACGGTCCACCGGTTCACGCCGGGCGCGCTCTCGCTGTCAGGCGAGATCGCCCGCGAGGGGATCGCCATCGACACGCTCCTCGGGTCGAGCCGGACGCTCGGGGCCGACGTCGTGGCCTATGCCGAGGACGAGTGGCGCGTCAATGACAAGCTCCAGCTCGGGCTCGGGCTCCACGGCGCGATCTACACGACGGGCGGCTACACGTACCCGTCGCTCGAGCCGCGCGCCTCGGCCGCCTACCAGCTCCTCCCCCGGCTGGCCGTCAAGGCGAGCGCGGCCATCACGCAGCAGCCGCTCCACCTCCTGACGACGGGCGCCGGCCTCGGCCTGCCCGCCGATCTCTGGGTCCCGGCCGACTCGATCGGCCCGCAGCGCGGCTCGCAGGTGGCCGTCGGGCTCGCGGGCTCGTCGCCGTCGGGCCGGACGACGTGGACGCTGGAGGGCTACTGGCGCGACATGCGCGGGCTCGTGGCCTACCGCGAGGGCGCCGCCTTCACGACCCCGTTCGACGACTGGCAGGAGCTCGTGGTCACGGGCGACGGGACGAGCCGCGGCCTCGAGCTGTTCGTCCAGCACCGGACCGAGCGGCTCACGACGTGGCTCGGCTACACGCTCGCCAAGACCGACCGCCAGTTCGACGCGCTCAACGACGGCGAGCGGTTCCCCTTCCGCTACGACCGCCGGCACGACGTCTCGGCTGTCGCGCTCTACCAGCTCTCGCGCTTTTTCGACGTCTCGGCCGCCTTCGTCTACGGCACCGGCGACGCCGTCACGCTCCCGGTCGCGGCCTACGAGGGCACGCGGTTCGGCTTCAGCTCCGTCGACGCCTGGGTCAACGGGCAGTCGACGACGGAGACGACGGTCTACGGCCCGCGCAACGGGCACCGGCTGCCGGCCTACGTCCGCCTCGACCTCGCCGCGACGTGGTACTTCCGGCGCGGCCCGCGACCGCACGCGCTCTCGCTCAGCGTCTACAACGCGACGAACCAGAAGAACCCGTTCCTCACCACGTTCGACACCGAGTACGACTACCAGACCGGCCAGCGGCGGCAGAAGCTGGTCGGCGTCGCGCTGTTCCCCGTCCTCCCGTCGCTCTCGTACCAGTTCTCGTTCTGA
- the proS gene encoding proline--tRNA ligase produces the protein MAEKITPRDRDYNQWYQDVVRAAKLAETSPVRGSMVLPPNGYELWENMQRGLDGMFKATGHRNAYFPLFIPKSFLAREAAHVEGFAKECAVVTHYRLKEQDGDLIVDPEAELEEPLIVRPTSETIIWDTYARWIQSWRDLPLKLNQWANVVRWEMRTRLFLRTAEFLWQEGHTAHATEAEAVEETTTMLDVYARFAEEWMAMPVIKGVKTASERFPGAVDTYCIEALMQDGKALQAGTSHFLGQNFAKAFECTFQNQDNEQEYVWATSWGVSTRLIGALIMTHGDDQGVILPPKLAPIQVAIVPITRTNDDNEAVLDAAEEMRDSLTRAGYRVVLDDRDQYRPGWKFAQYEVEGVPVRLAVGPRDVKNGTAEMARRDTGEKKSVSAREIVPAIREALHDIQKALYDRAYAFRRDHTQVADSYDAFKAQVEEGGFVLMHWDGTAETEAKVKDETKATIRCVPFPGQFPGIDTAAAGTDPVSGQPSEQLVVYARAY, from the coding sequence ATGGCCGAGAAGATCACGCCCCGCGACCGCGACTACAACCAGTGGTACCAGGACGTCGTCCGGGCCGCCAAGCTCGCCGAGACCTCGCCGGTCCGCGGCTCGATGGTCCTGCCGCCCAACGGCTACGAGCTGTGGGAGAACATGCAGCGCGGGCTCGACGGCATGTTCAAGGCGACGGGCCACCGGAACGCCTACTTCCCGCTCTTCATCCCGAAGAGCTTCCTCGCCCGCGAGGCCGCGCACGTCGAGGGCTTCGCCAAGGAGTGCGCCGTCGTGACGCACTACCGGCTGAAGGAGCAGGACGGCGACCTCATCGTCGACCCCGAGGCCGAGCTCGAGGAGCCGCTGATCGTCCGGCCGACGTCGGAGACGATCATCTGGGACACGTACGCCCGGTGGATCCAGAGCTGGCGCGACCTCCCGCTCAAGCTGAACCAGTGGGCCAACGTCGTCCGCTGGGAGATGCGGACGCGCCTGTTCCTCCGCACGGCCGAGTTCCTCTGGCAGGAGGGCCACACGGCGCACGCGACCGAGGCCGAGGCCGTCGAGGAGACCACGACGATGCTCGACGTCTACGCCCGGTTCGCCGAGGAGTGGATGGCGATGCCGGTCATCAAGGGCGTCAAGACCGCGAGCGAGCGGTTCCCGGGCGCCGTCGACACGTACTGCATCGAGGCGCTGATGCAGGACGGGAAGGCACTCCAGGCCGGCACGAGCCACTTCCTGGGGCAGAACTTCGCCAAGGCCTTCGAGTGCACGTTCCAGAACCAGGACAACGAGCAGGAGTACGTCTGGGCCACGTCGTGGGGCGTGAGCACGCGGCTCATCGGCGCGCTCATCATGACGCACGGCGACGATCAGGGCGTCATCCTCCCGCCGAAGCTGGCCCCCATCCAGGTCGCCATCGTCCCGATCACGCGGACGAACGACGACAACGAGGCCGTCCTCGACGCCGCCGAGGAGATGCGCGACAGCCTCACCCGCGCCGGCTACCGCGTCGTCCTCGACGACCGCGACCAGTACCGGCCGGGCTGGAAGTTCGCGCAATACGAGGTCGAGGGCGTGCCCGTGCGGCTGGCCGTCGGCCCGCGCGACGTCAAGAACGGGACGGCCGAGATGGCCCGGCGCGACACGGGCGAGAAGAAGTCGGTCTCGGCGCGCGAGATCGTCCCGGCCATCCGCGAGGCGCTCCACGACATCCAGAAGGCGCTCTACGACCGGGCCTACGCCTTCCGCCGCGACCACACCCAGGTCGCGGACTCCTACGACGCGTTCAAGGCGCAGGTCGAGGAGGGCGGGTTCGTGCTGATGCACTGGGACGGGACGGCCGAGACCGAGGCGAAGGTCAAGGACGAGACGAAGGCGACGATCCGCTGCGTCCCGTTCCCCGGCCAGTTCCCCGGCATCGACACGGCGGCGGCCGGGACCGACCCCGTGAGCGGCCAGCCCTCGGAGCAGCTCGTGGTCTACGCCCGCGCCTACTAG